The following coding sequences are from one Halomonas sp. HAL1 window:
- a CDS encoding VOC family protein — translation MSSAYVSSDEIRDQFSSAMSAMYQQEVPQYGTLLSLVEAVNREMLAANPELNGALQEGDELARINVERHGAIRVGSANELAMLRRMFAVMGMEPVGYYDLAAAGVPVHSTAFRPVADRALKRNPFRVFTSLLRLELIEKAELREQASAILSSRDIFTANVKTLIERFEQQGGLSAADAEQFVQEALETFRWHDNATVDLATYDRLHNEHRLIADVVCFRGPHINHLTPRTLDIDEVQRRMPSVGIDPKATIEGPPRRNCPILLRQTSFKALEETIAFADAAEGKHTARFGEIEQRGIALTHKGRALYDRLLAAARENAPTAADNDAHQAHLAEVFKAFPDDYATLHRDGLAFFHYQAAQGASVAGSVTLEQVESLIEQGALTIAPMIYEDFLPVSAAGIFQSNLGGSSHENYTSSASQQQFEQALGAKVTDEIELYAQRQQASLEQALAQLAG, via the coding sequence ATGAGTTCAGCGTACGTTAGCAGTGATGAAATCCGCGACCAATTTTCCAGCGCAATGTCAGCGATGTATCAGCAGGAAGTGCCGCAATACGGCACCTTGTTGTCGCTGGTCGAGGCTGTTAATCGAGAGATGCTAGCTGCTAATCCAGAACTTAACGGTGCGCTGCAGGAGGGCGACGAGCTGGCCCGCATCAATGTTGAACGCCACGGCGCGATTCGCGTGGGCAGCGCTAACGAGCTTGCCATGCTACGGCGAATGTTCGCAGTAATGGGAATGGAGCCGGTGGGCTATTACGACCTGGCGGCGGCGGGCGTGCCGGTGCACTCCACGGCATTTCGTCCGGTCGCCGATCGTGCGCTCAAACGGAATCCCTTTCGCGTCTTTACCTCGCTGCTGCGCCTGGAACTCATCGAAAAGGCCGAACTCCGCGAACAGGCAAGCGCCATTTTAAGCTCACGGGATATTTTTACTGCTAATGTGAAAACGCTCATTGAACGCTTCGAGCAGCAGGGTGGGCTTAGCGCCGCCGATGCCGAGCAGTTCGTTCAGGAAGCGCTGGAAACGTTCCGTTGGCATGACAACGCCACGGTCGATTTGGCTACTTATGACCGTTTGCATAATGAGCATCGCCTGATCGCCGACGTGGTCTGTTTCCGCGGCCCGCACATTAATCACCTAACGCCGCGCACGTTAGACATTGACGAAGTGCAGCGGCGCATGCCCAGTGTCGGCATTGACCCTAAAGCGACTATCGAAGGACCTCCTCGTCGTAATTGCCCGATACTGCTGCGTCAAACCAGCTTTAAAGCGTTAGAGGAGACCATCGCTTTCGCTGATGCCGCCGAGGGCAAGCACACCGCTCGCTTTGGTGAAATCGAGCAGCGCGGTATCGCCTTAACCCATAAGGGGCGTGCGCTCTATGATCGCCTGCTAGCGGCTGCCCGAGAAAATGCACCGACGGCTGCGGATAACGACGCCCATCAGGCGCATCTAGCCGAAGTGTTTAAGGCCTTCCCTGATGATTACGCTACGCTACATCGTGACGGGCTAGCGTTTTTTCATTATCAGGCGGCCCAGGGTGCATCTGTAGCAGGATCAGTGACGTTAGAGCAGGTGGAAAGCCTGATCGAACAAGGCGCTCTCACGATAGCACCCATGATTTATGAAGACTTCTTACCTGTTAGCGCGGCCGGAATTTTCCAGTCCAACTTGGGTGGAAGCAGCCATGAAAATTACACCAGTAGTGCAAGTCAGCAGCAGTTTGAGCAGGCTTTAGGGGCTAAAGTAACTGATGAGATTGAGCTGTATGCCCAGCGCCAGCAGGCATCGCTTGAACAGGCGCTAGCGCAATTGGCGGGTTAA
- the aroQ gene encoding type II 3-dehydroquinate dehydratase: MSQGKVLVLHGPNLNLLGTRQPEIYGYETLEDVNNILRERAVMADWDIQCLQSNHEGELIDAIHVARLDGTQAIIINPAAYTHTSVAILDALNAFDGKVIEVHLSNVHKREAFRHHSYVSLRADGVIAGLGVQGYRAALDAVMVN; this comes from the coding sequence ATGAGTCAAGGCAAGGTATTGGTATTACATGGGCCCAATCTAAATTTGCTGGGTACTCGCCAGCCGGAGATATACGGCTACGAGACATTAGAGGATGTGAATAACATTCTGCGGGAGAGAGCGGTGATGGCCGACTGGGATATACAATGCCTTCAGAGCAACCACGAAGGAGAGTTAATCGACGCCATTCACGTCGCGCGTCTTGATGGCACCCAAGCAATTATTATCAATCCTGCTGCTTATACGCATACCTCAGTGGCGATTCTTGATGCACTCAATGCTTTTGATGGCAAAGTGATTGAGGTGCATTTGTCGAATGTGCACAAACGTGAAGCCTTTCGGCACCACTCCTACGTTTCACTGCGTGCTGATGGTGTGATTGCTGGCTTAGGTGTGCAAGGTTATCGTGCGGCGTTAGACGCGGTAATGGTTAATTAA
- a CDS encoding IclR family transcriptional regulator C-terminal domain-containing protein yields the protein MQEEMLSEDSRDFVTALASGLEVIQAFDHEHPRMTLSEVATRTGMNRAKARRFLLTLHALGFVRKQQRYFELAPRVLQLGYAFLSANNYRDVIQHYLEDITAETGESSSLGVLDGNDVIYVARSAAKHRLMAITLSVGTRLPAAHTSMGRILLAQLNDTALDHFLSSISLEPYTDKTVTDVKELRRQIVNARQQGYAISDQELDSGLRSIAVPVFDAKQHLMGAINISTNAARVDLDTLINIYLPVLQDKVAQIRSHIN from the coding sequence ATGCAGGAAGAGATGTTGAGTGAAGATAGCCGTGATTTTGTAACAGCATTAGCCAGCGGCTTAGAGGTAATACAGGCATTCGATCACGAACACCCGCGTATGACATTGAGCGAGGTCGCAACGCGGACGGGAATGAATAGAGCAAAAGCTAGGCGTTTCTTACTCACCCTACATGCACTGGGCTTCGTGCGTAAGCAACAGCGTTACTTTGAATTAGCACCTCGCGTCCTTCAGCTCGGCTATGCATTTTTATCGGCTAATAATTACAGAGACGTTATTCAACACTATTTAGAAGATATTACCGCTGAAACGGGGGAGTCATCGTCACTTGGCGTGTTAGATGGTAATGATGTTATCTATGTCGCCCGCTCGGCAGCCAAACATCGCTTAATGGCGATCACACTTTCAGTGGGCACCCGACTGCCAGCAGCTCATACTTCTATGGGGCGCATACTTCTTGCTCAGCTCAACGATACGGCTCTTGATCATTTTCTATCGTCGATTTCTTTAGAGCCCTACACCGATAAAACGGTAACTGATGTTAAAGAATTACGCAGACAAATAGTTAACGCACGGCAACAAGGCTATGCGATTTCTGATCAAGAGCTAGACTCTGGGTTACGCTCTATCGCTGTTCCAGTTTTTGATGCCAAGCAGCACTTAATGGGCGCAATCAATATTAGTACCAACGCGGCTCGGGTCGACCTCGACACGTTGATTAATATTTACTTACCGGTGCTCCAAGATAAAGTCGCGCAAATACGTTCGCATATTAATTAA